One Phocaeicola dorei genomic region harbors:
- a CDS encoding energy transducer TonB: MEVKKSPKADLEGKKSTWLLIGYVFILALMFVAFEWTDRDKQVTTDTGITDVVFEEEIIPITEQEQKQAPPPPEAPKVEEVLQIVENDAKVEETTIQASEETGQAVEVKYVPVEVEEEEPEEQQIFQVVEEMPEFPGGMAECLKFLGKNIKYPTISQENGVQGKVIVQFVVNKDGSIVDPVVVRSVDPYLDKEALRVIKTMPKWKPGKQRGKAVRVKYTVPVTFKLQ, from the coding sequence ATGGAAGTTAAAAAATCGCCTAAAGCAGATCTCGAAGGTAAAAAGAGTACCTGGCTGCTTATCGGTTATGTGTTTATCCTTGCTCTCATGTTTGTAGCTTTCGAATGGACTGATCGCGACAAGCAAGTGACTACGGATACAGGTATAACTGATGTCGTATTTGAAGAAGAAATTATCCCTATTACGGAACAGGAACAAAAACAAGCTCCTCCTCCTCCCGAAGCTCCTAAAGTAGAAGAAGTGCTTCAGATCGTTGAAAACGATGCTAAAGTAGAAGAAACGACTATTCAGGCTTCAGAAGAAACCGGTCAGGCAGTAGAAGTTAAATACGTTCCGGTTGAAGTTGAAGAAGAAGAACCCGAAGAACAACAAATTTTCCAAGTAGTAGAAGAAATGCCTGAATTCCCTGGGGGTATGGCTGAATGTTTGAAATTCTTAGGTAAGAATATTAAATATCCCACTATTTCTCAGGAAAATGGTGTACAAGGTAAGGTTATCGTTCAGTTTGTCGTTAATAAGGACGGTTCTATCGTTGACCCGGTGGTTGTACGTAGTGTAGACCCCTACTTGGATAAGGAAGCTCTCCGCGTAATCAAGACCATGCCGAAATGGAAACCTGGAAAACAACGTGGTAAGGCTGTACGTGTGAAATATACAGTGCCTGTAACTTTCAAATTACAGTAA
- a CDS encoding 4-hydroxy-3-methylbut-2-enyl diphosphate reductase yields MVNIEIDEGSGFCFGVTTAIRKAEEELAKGNTLYCLGDIVHNGQECERLKKMGLITINHEEFAQLHDAKVLLRAHGEPPETYAIARTNNIEIIDATCPVVLRLQKRIKQEYDNVPASQDTQIVIYGKNGHAEVLGLVGQTHGKAIVIETPAEAAHLDFTKDIRLYSQTTKSLEEFWQIIEYIKEHISPDATFEFYDTICRQVANRMPNIRKFAAAHDLIFFVCGRKSSNGKILYQECKKINPNSYLIDQPEEIDRNLLENVRSIGICGATSTPKWLMEECKKAILNEK; encoded by the coding sequence ATGGTTAACATAGAGATAGACGAAGGATCTGGGTTCTGCTTTGGAGTCACTACGGCCATCCGTAAAGCAGAAGAAGAACTGGCAAAAGGAAACACTCTTTATTGCCTGGGAGACATTGTACACAACGGACAGGAATGTGAACGACTAAAAAAAATGGGGCTTATCACAATCAACCACGAAGAGTTTGCCCAATTACACGATGCCAAAGTACTGTTACGTGCACATGGAGAACCTCCTGAAACATACGCTATAGCTCGTACCAACAACATCGAGATCATTGACGCCACCTGTCCAGTAGTATTACGTCTTCAAAAGCGCATCAAACAGGAGTATGATAATGTTCCGGCAAGTCAAGACACACAAATCGTGATTTATGGCAAAAACGGTCATGCCGAAGTACTGGGGCTGGTAGGCCAAACTCATGGAAAAGCAATTGTCATAGAAACACCTGCTGAAGCTGCTCATTTAGACTTCACTAAAGACATACGCTTGTACTCCCAGACAACCAAATCTCTGGAAGAATTCTGGCAAATCATAGAATATATCAAGGAACACATTTCACCCGATGCCACTTTTGAATTTTACGACACAATCTGCCGGCAAGTGGCCAACCGGATGCCTAACATCCGCAAATTTGCAGCAGCGCATGATCTGATCTTTTTTGTCTGCGGACGAAAAAGTTCAAACGGAAAGATCTTATATCAAGAATGCAAAAAGATTAATCCGAATTCATACCTCATTGACCAGCCGGAAGAAATAGACCGGAACTTGCTCGAGAACGTCCGTTCCATCGGCATTTGTGGAGCAACTTCCACCCCCAAATGGTTGATGGAAGAATGTAAAAAAGCAATCTTAAACGAAAAATAG
- a CDS encoding ExbD/TolR family protein: MGKFNKTGKRGMPELNTSSLPDLIFTMLFFFMIVTTMREVTLKVQFQVPQGTELEKLEKKSLVSFIYIGKPLPEFQKKMGAESRIQLNDKFAEVSEVQDYITQERLNMKEEDQPFMTVSLKVDKDTRMGIVTDVKQALRQAYALKINYSATQRQ, from the coding sequence ATGGGAAAATTTAATAAAACAGGTAAACGTGGAATGCCTGAGTTGAATACCTCTTCATTGCCTGACCTTATCTTTACCATGTTGTTCTTCTTTATGATTGTGACAACCATGCGTGAGGTTACATTGAAGGTTCAATTTCAGGTTCCTCAAGGAACAGAGTTGGAAAAATTGGAAAAGAAGTCTTTGGTTTCCTTTATCTATATAGGTAAGCCGTTGCCGGAGTTCCAAAAGAAAATGGGTGCTGAAAGCCGTATTCAGTTGAACGATAAGTTTGCTGAAGTATCTGAAGTTCAGGACTACATTACTCAAGAGCGTTTGAATATGAAAGAAGAAGATCAGCCGTTTATGACCGTTTCTTTGAAAGTTGATAAGGACACAAGAATGGGTATCGTAACCGATGTTAAACAGGCACTTCGTCAGGCTTACGCTTTGAAAATTAACTATTCAGCTACTCAACGTCAGTAA
- a CDS encoding ExbD/TolR family protein has protein sequence MARKKRAVPGINSSSTADIAFMLLIFFLITTSMDTDRGLARRLPPPPENKDQKQDDIIVKERNVLQVRLNKDDQLMCGQDYIDIKQLKEKAKEFIVNPYDDEKLPEKHRKNIPLLGDCMITEKHVISVQNDVGTSYKAYIDVQNELVAAYNELRDELGKAKFGKTYAQCDEDEQKAIREYYPQKISEAEPKKYGGK, from the coding sequence ATGGCAAGAAAGAAAAGAGCCGTACCTGGAATTAACTCCAGTTCAACAGCTGATATTGCCTTTATGTTGCTTATTTTCTTCCTGATTACAACATCAATGGATACTGACCGTGGTTTGGCGAGACGTCTTCCGCCTCCTCCCGAAAACAAGGATCAGAAACAAGATGATATTATTGTAAAGGAACGTAATGTACTCCAGGTTCGTTTGAACAAAGATGACCAACTGATGTGTGGTCAGGACTACATTGACATTAAGCAATTAAAAGAAAAGGCAAAAGAATTTATAGTCAATCCGTATGATGATGAAAAATTGCCTGAAAAGCATAGAAAGAATATTCCTTTGCTGGGTGATTGTATGATTACGGAAAAGCATGTAATCTCTGTTCAGAATGACGTTGGTACTAGCTATAAAGCATATATTGACGTACAGAATGAATTGGTTGCTGCTTATAATGAGTTACGAGACGAGCTAGGAAAGGCTAAATTCGGCAAGACTTACGCTCAATGTGATGAAGATGAGCAAAAAGCAATTCGTGAATATTATCCGCAGAAGATTTCTGAAGCTGAACCTAAAAAGTATGGAGGTAAGTAA
- a CDS encoding IgA Peptidase M64 — protein MKKTFIFILWSLFSVAVNAQNFNDYFEDKTLRVDYIFTGNATKQEIYLDELSSLPKWAGRKHHLAELPLAGNGEITMKDKATGKTIYRTSFSSLFQEWVSEEEANRIKKGFENSFLLPYPKKEAIVTISLKDVYHKVNASLTHEIVPNDILIHQRGTNHITPHRYLLQSGNTADCIDVAIMAEGYTEKEMDIFYKDAQTACDALFSHEPFKKLKEKFNIVAVASPSEDSGVSIPGQGKWKSTAVSSHFNTFYSDRYLTTSRVKSIHNWLAGIPYEHIIILANTDTYGGGGIYNSYTLTTAHHPDFQPVVVHEFGHSFGGLADEYAYTEAPSPQYPYEVEPWEPNITTLIDFDSKWKDMIPKGTAIPTPVATENADLYTKVGVYEGAGYTQKGLYRPTTECRMKINEAPAFCPVCQRALERLINFYTAK, from the coding sequence ATGAAAAAGACATTTATTTTTATTTTATGGAGTTTATTCAGCGTAGCTGTAAACGCACAAAATTTTAATGACTATTTCGAAGACAAAACGCTTCGAGTAGATTATATTTTTACTGGTAATGCCACTAAACAAGAAATATATTTGGACGAACTGTCAAGTCTTCCGAAATGGGCTGGACGCAAGCATCATCTAGCAGAGCTTCCCTTGGCTGGCAACGGTGAAATCACGATGAAAGATAAGGCAACAGGAAAAACTATTTATCGAACATCATTCTCAAGCCTTTTCCAAGAATGGGTAAGCGAAGAAGAAGCAAATAGGATAAAAAAAGGATTCGAGAATTCTTTTCTTTTGCCTTATCCCAAAAAGGAAGCAATAGTGACCATATCTTTAAAAGATGTATATCATAAAGTAAATGCCTCACTCACACATGAAATAGTCCCCAATGATATTTTAATCCATCAACGGGGAACAAACCATATTACCCCCCATCGCTATCTTCTGCAAAGCGGAAATACCGCAGATTGTATCGATGTAGCAATCATGGCAGAAGGATATACAGAAAAAGAGATGGATATATTTTATAAAGATGCCCAGACGGCATGTGACGCCCTGTTCAGTCATGAACCTTTCAAGAAACTGAAGGAGAAATTTAATATTGTTGCTGTAGCAAGCCCTTCGGAAGACAGCGGAGTCAGCATACCGGGACAAGGCAAATGGAAATCTACGGCTGTAAGTTCACATTTCAACACTTTCTATTCTGACCGGTATCTCACTACCAGTCGGGTAAAAAGTATTCATAATTGGTTGGCTGGAATTCCTTACGAGCATATCATTATTCTAGCCAATACAGACACCTATGGAGGAGGTGGCATCTATAACTCATATACACTGACCACAGCTCACCATCCGGATTTTCAACCAGTTGTAGTTCATGAATTCGGCCATAGTTTTGGAGGATTAGCAGATGAATATGCATATACCGAAGCTCCAAGCCCGCAATATCCATATGAAGTGGAACCTTGGGAACCGAATATCACCACATTAATTGATTTCGACAGTAAATGGAAAGATATGATTCCGAAAGGTACTGCCATACCTACTCCGGTAGCTACAGAAAATGCCGACTTATACACCAAAGTAGGAGTCTATGAAGGAGCAGGCTATACGCAAAAAGGACTTTATCGCCCTACTACCGAATGCAGAATGAAGATAAACGAAGCACCTGCATTCTGCCCGGTATGCCAACGTGCATTAGAAAGACTAATAAACTTTTATACCGCAAAATAG
- a CDS encoding TatD family hydrolase: MIDTHSHLFAEEFTEDLPAVIERAKAAGVSKVLMPNIDDTTIEAMLSVCTAYQGYCFPMIGFHPTSVDADSLFRIHEMKKIFSDGHPFIAIGEVGMDLYWDKTYLKEQQKALDIQVQWALEYHLPLVLHCREAFPELFEVMEPYKTTELSGVFHSFTGTLEEAEKVLEYSRFVFGINGVVTFKKSSLPEILTHLPLDRIVLETDSPYLAPVPFRGRRNESSYIKNVAMKLAEIYAVDFEYIDRITTNNALKVFKMAE; the protein is encoded by the coding sequence ATGATTGATACACATTCTCATTTGTTTGCCGAAGAATTTACGGAAGATTTGCCGGCGGTGATAGAACGTGCCAAGGCTGCTGGAGTTTCTAAAGTTCTCATGCCTAATATTGATGATACTACTATAGAGGCGATGCTGAGTGTTTGCACGGCATATCAGGGATATTGTTTTCCAATGATCGGATTTCATCCTACTTCTGTTGATGCAGATTCATTGTTCCGTATTCATGAAATGAAAAAAATATTCTCCGATGGGCATCCTTTTATTGCTATAGGGGAGGTGGGGATGGATTTGTATTGGGATAAAACCTATTTGAAAGAACAGCAGAAAGCATTGGATATACAGGTTCAGTGGGCATTAGAATATCATTTGCCTTTGGTGCTGCATTGTCGTGAAGCTTTTCCTGAGTTGTTTGAAGTGATGGAGCCTTACAAAACGACTGAGTTAAGTGGGGTCTTCCATAGTTTTACGGGAACTTTAGAAGAGGCTGAGAAGGTGTTGGAGTATTCGCGTTTTGTCTTTGGAATAAATGGAGTTGTTACATTCAAGAAGAGTAGTTTGCCCGAAATTTTGACGCATCTGCCTTTGGATAGAATTGTCCTTGAAACAGACTCTCCTTATTTGGCTCCAGTGCCTTTTAGGGGAAGACGGAACGAGTCTTCTTATATAAAGAATGTAGCTATGAAACTTGCTGAAATCTATGCTGTGGATTTTGAATACATAGACAGAATCACGACCAATAATGCTTTAAAAGTGTTCAAAATGGCTGAATAA
- a CDS encoding DUF5056 domain-containing protein, with amino-acid sequence MMENDDKLIKNFMLAYKHEIEDNGFSRRVIRRLPQQAKWLSDILSVTCAIICCALFYIFNGFEILCQTISDIVASQTYYLMSDTNFQSLIIATVALIIIGVQRVCSLKW; translated from the coding sequence ATGATGGAAAACGATGATAAATTAATTAAGAATTTCATGCTTGCCTACAAACATGAAATTGAGGACAATGGATTTTCACGCCGGGTTATCCGCCGCCTCCCCCAACAAGCCAAGTGGTTATCGGATATACTCAGTGTAACTTGCGCCATTATCTGCTGTGCATTATTCTATATTTTCAATGGCTTTGAAATTCTATGCCAGACAATCAGTGACATAGTCGCTTCCCAAACTTATTATTTGATGAGTGATACTAATTTCCAATCACTGATCATCGCCACAGTGGCTCTTATCATCATCGGTGTACAACGTGTATGCAGTTTAAAATGGTAA
- a CDS encoding thymidylate synthase — MKQYLDLLNRILTEGVHKEDRTGTGTISIFGHQMRFNLEEGFPLVTTKKLHLKSIIHELLWFLQGDTNIKYLQDNGVRIWNEWADANGDLGHIYGYQWRSWPDYNGGFIDQISEAIETIKHNPDSRRIIVSAWNVADLNNMNLPPCHAFFQFYVANGRLSLQLYQRSADTFLGVPFNIASYALLLQMVAQVTGLQTGDFVHTLGDTHIYTNHLEQVKLQLSREPRPLPQMKINPDIKDIFSFKYEDFELVNYDPWPHIAGKVSV; from the coding sequence ATGAAACAATATTTAGATCTGTTAAACCGTATCTTAACCGAAGGCGTTCACAAAGAGGACCGTACCGGAACAGGAACCATTAGTATATTTGGTCATCAAATGCGCTTCAATTTGGAAGAAGGCTTCCCCTTGGTCACAACTAAAAAACTACATTTAAAATCTATCATCCACGAACTTTTATGGTTTTTGCAAGGTGACACCAATATAAAATACCTGCAAGACAACGGAGTACGCATCTGGAATGAATGGGCCGATGCAAACGGCGATTTGGGACATATCTACGGTTACCAATGGCGTTCCTGGCCAGATTACAATGGAGGCTTTATTGACCAGATTTCCGAAGCAATAGAAACCATCAAACATAATCCGGATTCACGACGCATCATTGTCAGCGCATGGAATGTAGCCGATTTAAACAATATGAATCTTCCTCCTTGCCATGCTTTTTTTCAATTCTACGTTGCCAACGGACGTTTAAGCCTACAACTTTACCAACGCAGCGCAGATACATTCCTAGGAGTACCTTTTAATATCGCCTCCTACGCATTGTTGCTACAAATGGTAGCACAAGTTACCGGATTACAAACCGGCGATTTTGTTCATACACTAGGTGACACACATATCTATACCAACCACTTGGAACAAGTAAAACTTCAATTGAGCCGTGAACCTCGTCCCCTACCTCAAATGAAAATCAATCCGGACATAAAGGATATATTCAGTTTTAAATATGAAGATTTTGAATTGGTGAATTATGATCCATGGCCACACATTGCAGGTAAAGTATCTGTTTAG
- a CDS encoding RNA polymerase sigma factor codes for MSQINDIALVAQVVVFKNTRAFDTLVKKYQSPIRRFFLHQTLGDTELSDDLAQETFIKAYTNLASFKNLSSFSTWLYRIAYNIFYDYIRSKKETSGLETWEIDAVYQTEQRQVGEHMDIYRGLSQLKEVERTCITLFFMEDLPIEKIAVITGMPAGTIKSHLSRGKTKLTTFLKQNGYDGKR; via the coding sequence ATGAGCCAAATCAACGACATAGCGTTGGTAGCACAAGTGGTGGTCTTTAAAAACACCCGGGCGTTTGATACTTTGGTCAAAAAGTACCAATCGCCCATCAGGCGTTTTTTCCTGCACCAAACATTAGGAGATACAGAGCTCAGCGATGACTTGGCACAGGAAACTTTTATAAAAGCATACACCAACTTGGCTTCATTTAAAAATTTGTCCAGTTTTTCCACATGGCTTTACCGTATTGCTTATAATATATTTTATGACTATATTCGCAGCAAAAAAGAAACGTCCGGACTGGAAACTTGGGAAATAGATGCTGTTTACCAAACAGAACAAAGGCAAGTAGGTGAACACATGGACATATATCGGGGATTGAGCCAATTAAAAGAGGTGGAGCGAACCTGCATCACCTTATTTTTTATGGAAGATCTTCCGATAGAAAAAATCGCAGTGATTACAGGAATGCCTGCAGGAACAATCAAGTCCCATTTATCACGCGGAAAAACAAAATTGACAACTTTCTTAAAACAGAATGGTTATGATGGAAAACGATGA
- a CDS encoding GNAT family N-acetyltransferase: MIEIKQVKTQDEVNYTFVEKLMHTAFPQEERRDTVQQREYSDNNLRFCNNIILENGNSIGMISYWTMGDFYYIEHFAIDPSLRNGGYGKRVLEMIKKQLKGPIVLEVEEPNDEMSTRRIHFYKRLEFTLHKKPYMQPPYRKGDNGLPMLLMTYGDIDMESDFEKVKKTLYKEVYGQEI, encoded by the coding sequence ATGATTGAAATTAAACAAGTAAAAACACAAGATGAGGTAAACTATACCTTTGTAGAAAAATTAATGCATACGGCATTCCCTCAAGAAGAACGTCGTGATACTGTACAACAGAGAGAATATTCTGATAATAATCTCCGGTTCTGTAACAACATTATTTTAGAAAACGGTAACAGCATTGGTATGATCAGTTATTGGACAATGGGAGATTTTTACTATATCGAACATTTTGCTATTGATCCCAGTCTCAGAAACGGCGGTTATGGAAAACGTGTACTGGAAATGATAAAAAAACAATTAAAAGGTCCAATTGTATTGGAAGTAGAGGAGCCTAATGATGAAATGAGCACACGCCGTATTCACTTCTATAAACGTTTGGAATTCACTTTGCATAAAAAGCCCTATATGCAACCTCCCTACCGTAAGGGAGATAACGGTCTACCAATGCTCTTAATGACCTATGGGGATATAGATATGGAAAGTGATTTTGAGAAAGTTAAAAAGACTCTTTATAAAGAAGTTTACGGACAAGAAATCTGA
- a CDS encoding polyprenyl synthetase family protein yields MAFSAEQLLDKVNTYLATMPYMREPKGLYAPIEYVLSLGGKRIRPVLMLLSYQLYKENVDDILSQAAGIETYHNYTLLHDDLMDRADMRRNKPTVHKVWDENTAILSGDAMLVLAYRLMNNCPDSYLKQVMDIFSQTALEICEGQQWDMEFETRSDVTVSEYIEMIRLKTSVLLSAALKIGAVLGDASEEDAQKLYDFGIKMGLAFQLQDDFLDVYGNPKVFGKNIGGDILCNKKTFMLINALTLADGHQRKELEKWISSTDFYPEEKIKAVTELYDKIGIGRICEEKINAYYAEGLSLLESIAMPSGKKEELKSFVCHLMNRKV; encoded by the coding sequence ATGGCTTTTTCTGCAGAACAATTATTAGATAAGGTAAATACCTACCTTGCTACAATGCCCTATATGCGTGAACCGAAAGGGTTATATGCTCCTATAGAATATGTCCTTTCATTAGGTGGCAAACGTATACGTCCTGTCTTGATGTTGCTGTCTTATCAGCTTTATAAAGAAAATGTGGATGATATTTTATCACAGGCGGCAGGTATAGAAACTTATCATAATTATACATTGTTGCATGATGATTTGATGGATCGTGCGGATATGCGCAGAAATAAGCCTACAGTGCATAAGGTTTGGGATGAAAATACGGCTATTCTTTCAGGAGACGCCATGTTGGTATTGGCTTATCGGCTGATGAATAATTGTCCGGATAGCTATTTAAAGCAAGTAATGGATATTTTCAGTCAGACAGCTTTGGAAATTTGTGAGGGGCAGCAGTGGGATATGGAATTTGAGACACGTAGTGATGTTACCGTATCTGAATATATTGAGATGATTCGTTTGAAGACATCGGTACTTTTGTCTGCCGCTTTAAAAATTGGTGCGGTGTTAGGGGATGCTTCGGAAGAGGATGCACAAAAATTATACGATTTCGGTATTAAAATGGGATTAGCATTTCAATTACAGGATGATTTTCTGGATGTATATGGGAATCCGAAAGTATTTGGAAAGAATATTGGAGGGGATATCTTGTGTAATAAAAAAACGTTTATGCTGATTAATGCCTTAACTTTGGCCGACGGACATCAACGGAAAGAATTGGAAAAATGGATTTCATCTACTGATTTCTATCCGGAGGAAAAGATAAAGGCTGTGACAGAACTTTATGATAAGATTGGCATCGGCAGGATTTGTGAAGAGAAAATTAATGCTTATTATGCTGAAGGACTTTCTTTATTGGAAAGTATAGCTATGCCTTCCGGGAAAAAAGAAGAGTTGAAATCTTTTGTTTGTCATTTAATGAATAGGAAAGTGTGA
- a CDS encoding dihydrofolate reductase, with the protein MNISIIVAIARNHGIGFENKLLYWLPNDLKRFKALTTGHTIIMGRKTFESLPKGALPNRRNIVLSRREGAAFAGAECFPSLEIALSHCKEEEEIFIIGGASLYKEAMHIARQLYITFIDDTSKEADAYFPEIKKEEWKETGREDHPTDEKHLYPYSFINYSRIK; encoded by the coding sequence ATGAATATTTCAATTATAGTAGCAATAGCACGCAACCACGGCATTGGATTTGAAAATAAATTATTATACTGGCTTCCCAACGATTTGAAACGTTTTAAAGCCTTAACAACCGGACATACTATTATCATGGGGCGCAAAACCTTTGAATCACTTCCAAAAGGAGCACTTCCCAATCGTCGGAATATTGTATTAAGCCGCCGGGAAGGAGCAGCCTTCGCCGGGGCTGAATGTTTCCCCTCATTAGAGATCGCTTTATCCCACTGCAAAGAGGAAGAAGAAATATTTATTATAGGCGGTGCCAGCTTGTATAAAGAGGCAATGCATATAGCCAGACAATTATATATCACATTTATTGATGACACATCCAAGGAAGCTGATGCTTATTTTCCCGAAATAAAGAAAGAGGAATGGAAAGAAACAGGTAGAGAAGATCACCCGACAGATGAAAAACATCTCTACCCGTATAGTTTTATTAATTATAGCCGCATAAAGTAA
- a CDS encoding Lrp/AsnC family transcriptional regulator: MGHHQLDSLDEQILRLIASNARIPFLEVARACNVSGAAIHQRIQKLTNLGILKGSEYVIDPEKIGYETCAYIGLYLKDPEQFDSVTEALKGIPEVVECHFTTGQYDMFIKIYAKNNHHLLSIIHDKLQPLGLARSETIISFNEAIKRQMPILDLADED; this comes from the coding sequence ATGGGACATCATCAATTAGACAGTTTGGATGAGCAGATCTTAAGGTTGATAGCCAGCAATGCTCGTATTCCGTTTCTGGAAGTAGCCCGTGCTTGCAATGTATCCGGTGCTGCCATTCATCAGCGTATTCAGAAGCTAACCAATTTGGGGATTCTTAAAGGATCTGAATATGTCATTGATCCAGAAAAGATCGGATATGAAACATGTGCATATATTGGTCTTTATCTGAAAGATCCGGAACAATTTGATTCAGTGACAGAGGCTTTAAAAGGTATTCCTGAAGTCGTAGAATGTCATTTCACTACGGGACAATATGATATGTTTATCAAGATTTATGCAAAGAACAATCATCATTTGCTTAGCATAATCCATGATAAGTTACAACCATTGGGCTTGGCTCGTTCAGAAACTATTATATCATTTAATGAGGCTATTAAGAGACAAATGCCTATTCTCGATTTAGCTGATGAAGATTAA
- the cmk gene encoding (d)CMP kinase produces the protein MKKITIAIDGYSSCGKSTMAKDLAREIGYIYIDSGAMYRAVTLYSLQKGFFSEKGIDTEALKTAMPDIHISFRLNPETQRPMTFLNDTNVEDAIRSMEVSSHVSPIAALGFVREALVKQQQEMGKAKGIVMDGRDIGTVVFPDAELKIFVTASAAIRAQRRYDELRSKGQEASYEKILENVEERDRIDQTREVGPLRQADDAILLDNSHMSIAEQKEWLTEKFQAAING, from the coding sequence ATGAAGAAAATAACTATTGCCATTGACGGTTATTCATCATGTGGAAAAAGCACTATGGCCAAAGACTTGGCACGTGAAATAGGATATATCTATATTGATAGCGGTGCCATGTATCGTGCTGTTACATTATATAGTCTACAGAAAGGGTTCTTTTCGGAAAAAGGTATCGACACCGAAGCGTTAAAAACAGCAATGCCCGATATACATATTTCATTCCGGTTGAATCCGGAAACACAACGTCCCATGACTTTTCTGAACGATACAAATGTAGAGGATGCCATCCGCAGCATGGAGGTTTCTTCTCATGTAAGCCCTATCGCCGCCTTGGGCTTTGTACGTGAGGCTTTGGTAAAACAACAACAGGAAATGGGAAAGGCCAAAGGAATTGTCATGGACGGAAGGGACATTGGAACCGTTGTTTTCCCCGATGCCGAACTGAAAATATTTGTAACCGCCTCGGCTGCCATACGTGCACAGCGCCGTTATGATGAATTGAGGAGTAAAGGGCAAGAGGCCTCTTATGAAAAAATCCTGGAAAATGTGGAAGAACGTGACCGTATAGACCAAACCCGTGAAGTCGGTCCGTTACGACAAGCGGATGACGCTATCTTATTAGACAACAGCCACATGAGCATTGCCGAACAGAAAGAGTGGCTGACCGAAAAATTTCAAGCAGCTATAAATGGTTAA
- a CDS encoding MotA/TolQ/ExbB proton channel family protein — protein sequence MKKLFAILAVMGVLTLGSVQPIMAQDAAPAQTEQTTEAAVVEEGGGLHKELKTKFIEGDAGFMSLVAIALVLGLAFCIERIIYLSLAEVNTKKLMTSIEAALEKGDVEAAKTVCRNTRGPVASICYQGLMRIDDGVDVVERSVVSYGGVQAGYLEKGCSWITLFIAMAPSLGFLGTVIGMVMAFDKIQQAGDISPTVVAGGMKVALITTIFGLVVALILQVFYNYILSKIEALTSAMEDSSITLLDMIMKYNLKYKK from the coding sequence ATGAAAAAGTTATTTGCAATTCTTGCAGTGATGGGAGTCCTTACTTTAGGATCAGTTCAGCCTATTATGGCTCAAGACGCAGCTCCGGCTCAAACAGAACAGACTACTGAAGCAGCAGTGGTTGAAGAAGGTGGTGGTCTTCACAAAGAGTTAAAAACTAAGTTCATCGAAGGTGATGCTGGTTTTATGTCTCTGGTAGCAATAGCACTAGTTTTAGGTTTGGCTTTCTGCATTGAACGTATTATTTATTTGAGCTTGGCAGAAGTTAATACAAAGAAGTTGATGACTAGCATCGAGGCTGCTTTGGAAAAAGGTGATGTAGAAGCTGCAAAAACCGTATGTCGTAATACTCGCGGTCCTGTTGCTTCTATTTGTTATCAGGGTTTAATGAGAATTGACGATGGTGTTGATGTTGTTGAACGTTCTGTTGTTTCTTACGGTGGTGTTCAGGCTGGTTATCTTGAAAAAGGATGTTCTTGGATTACATTGTTTATTGCCATGGCTCCGTCTTTGGGATTCTTGGGTACTGTAATCGGTATGGTTATGGCGTTCGATAAAATCCAGCAGGCAGGTGATATTTCTCCGACAGTTGTAGCAGGTGGTATGAAAGTGGCTTTGATTACTACTATCTTTGGTTTGGTTGTAGCATTGATTCTGCAGGTATTCTATAACTACATCCTTTCTAAAATTGAAGCTTTGACAAGCGCTATGGAAGATTCTTCTATTACTTTGCTTGACATGATCATGAAGTACAACTTGAAATACAAAAAATAA